In a single window of the Callithrix jacchus isolate 240 chromosome 1, calJac240_pri, whole genome shotgun sequence genome:
- the LOC103790801 gene encoding LOW QUALITY PROTEIN: sclerostin (The sequence of the model RefSeq protein was modified relative to this genomic sequence to represent the inferred CDS: inserted 4 bases in 3 codons) produces MQLPLALCLVCLLVHAAFHVVETQGWQAFKNDDTEIIPELGEYPEPPPELENKTMNRVENRGRPPHHPFETKDMSEYSCCELYFTSYVTDGLCCSAKLVTELVCSSXTRLLPKAIGRGKWWRPSGSDFCCXPDRYRAQHVQLLCPSGAAPRASKVRLVASCKCKHLTRFHNQSELKDLGPXAARPQKGRKPRPRAWGTKANQAELENAC; encoded by the exons ATGCAGCTCCCTCTAGCCCTGTGTCTCGTCTGCCTGCTGGTGCATGCAGCCTTCCATGTGGTGGAGACCCAGGGGTGGCAGGCCTTCAAGAACGATGACACAGAAATCATCCCTGAGCTGGGAGAGTACCCTGAGCCCCCACCAGAGCTGGAGAACAAGACCATGAACCGGGTGGAGAATAGAGGGCGGCCTCCCCACCACCCTTTTGAGACTAAAG ACATGTCCGAGTACAGCTGCTGCGAGCTGTACTTCACCAGCTACGTGACCGATGGGCTGTGCTGCAGCGCCAAGCTGGTCACTGAGCTGGTGTGCTCCAG CACGCGCCTGCTGCCCAAAGCCATCGGACGTGGCAAATGGTGGCGCCCGAGCGGGTCTGACTTTTGCT ATCCCGACCGCTACCGCGCACAGCACGTGCAGCTGCTGTGTCCCAGCGGTGCGGCCCCGCGTGCGTCCAAGGTGCGCCTGGTGGCTTCGTGCAAGTGCAAGCACCTCACCCGCTTCCACAACCAGTCGGAGCTCAAGGACTTGGGGC AGGCCGCGAGGCCACAGAAGGGCCGGAAGCCGCGGCCCCGTGCCTGGGGCACCAAAGCAAACCAGGCTGAGCTGGAGAACGCCTGCTAG